In Archangium violaceum, the following are encoded in one genomic region:
- a CDS encoding DNA alkylation repair protein, whose translation MSLETLIDELARAADPEKAAFFPRFFKTGPGEYGEGDVFLGVTVPEQRRIARRHKDLPLEQVSELLRSEVHEHRFTGFVILVERFARADEAGRGRLFEFCREHLSRMNNWDLVDTVAPRLIGEYLLEHPELKPLLYGWAGSPVLWERRIAIMSTLAFIRAGDFTDTLKLAGVLLHDPHDLMHKAVGWMLREVGNRDRTAEETFLDRHAWEMPRTMLRYAIEKFSPARREHYLKIRSAPPVA comes from the coding sequence GACGAGCTGGCGCGGGCAGCCGATCCGGAGAAGGCGGCCTTCTTTCCGAGGTTCTTCAAGACGGGCCCGGGGGAGTACGGGGAAGGGGACGTGTTCCTCGGGGTGACGGTGCCGGAGCAGCGGCGCATTGCCCGTCGCCACAAGGACCTCCCCCTGGAGCAGGTGAGCGAGTTGTTGCGGAGCGAGGTGCACGAGCACCGGTTCACCGGCTTCGTCATCCTGGTGGAGCGGTTCGCGAGGGCGGACGAGGCGGGACGAGGGCGCCTCTTCGAGTTCTGCCGGGAGCACCTGTCGAGGATGAACAACTGGGACCTGGTGGACACGGTGGCGCCTCGGCTCATCGGCGAGTACCTGCTCGAGCATCCCGAGCTGAAACCGCTGCTCTACGGCTGGGCGGGCTCGCCGGTGCTGTGGGAGCGACGAATCGCCATCATGTCGACGCTGGCGTTCATCCGCGCGGGGGACTTCACGGACACGCTGAAGCTGGCCGGCGTGCTGCTGCACGACCCGCACGACCTGATGCACAAGGCGGTGGGCTGGATGCTGCGCGAGGTGGGCAACAGGGACCGGACAGCGGAGGAAACCTTCCTCGACCGACATGCGTGGGAGATGCCGAGGACGATGCTGCGCTATGCCATTGAAAAATTCAGTCCAGCGCGGCGTGAACACTACCTGAAAATCCGCTCCGCCCCCCCAGTTGCATGA